One Ilumatobacter fluminis genomic window, CGGCATCACCTTCCGGGCGCGTTCGGTCGCCGCCTGGCTGGCTTTCGTGCGCTCGGCGTAGGACGCCATCTCGCGCTCGGTGATCTGCTTGGCCTTCGAAACGAGTTCGTCGTGACTCGACACGAGTTATCGGTGCTTTCTGTGAACTGCCGCCGCATCCGCGCGACGGGTCAGCTCAGGCTAGACCTGCGCCGCTCCCCGGGCCAGCAACCCGCCCCACGGCACGGATCGGTTGGTCGGATGGGGTCTGACCCCATCCGACCCCTCATCCGGCCAGATTGGCGGGTCGAAGCCGTCGCGCCCGTCGGATGAGGTCAGACCTCATCCGACGGTTCAGCTGCGGGGGACGGTGTTCCAGGGGACGTCTTTGTCGACCCGTGGTTCGCCCGGCAGGCCGAGCACCTGTTCACCGAGGATGTTGCGGAGGATCTCGGTCGTGCCACCCTCGATCGAGTTGGCCCGCACGCGGAGGAACGAGTAGCGGGGCCCGTGGCCCATGCCCGACACGTCGAGGTCTTCGGGACGACGGAACGTGTAGTCGTAGTCGATCAGAGCGTCCGCGCCCATCAGGTCGATGCAGAACTCGTACAGGCCCTTGTTGAGCTCGGAGAAGGCGAGCTTCGCGATCGACATCTCGGGGCCGGGGTTGCCGGCCTTCGCGTTCTGGCCGGCGCGGCGGTTCGTGAGCCGGTTGACCTCGGCCTGCACCCAGAACTTCATGAGGGTGTCCTTGCGGACCGGCGTCTGCTCGGACGGGTCGAGTTCGTTCCAGATCGCGACGGCGTCGTTGGCCGCACCGCCCGGGCGTGACGTGGAGCCCGATCCGGCGCCGCTGCCGGTGCCGATCGCGTTGCGCTCGTTCATGAGCGTGGTGAGGCTGGCGCGCCAGCCCTCGCCGACGTCGCCGACGCGGTGGGCGTCGGGCACTCGCACGTCGGTCATGTAGACCTCGTTGAACTCGGCCTCGCCGGTGATCTGGCGCAGCGGTCGCACCTCGACACCGGGTGCCTTCATGTCGAGCGCGAAGTAGGTCATGCCCTTGTGCTTCGGGGCGTCGGGGTCGGAGCGGGTGACGAGCATGCCGAAGTCGGCGATGTGGGCCAGGGTGTTCCAGACCTTCTGGCCGTTGATGATCCACTCATCCCCGTCTCGCACGGCGCGGGTGGCGAGACCCGCGAAGTCGGACCCGGCGCCGGGCTCGGAGAACAGCTGACACCAGACCTCTTCACCGGTGTACATGGGGCGGAGGAAGCGCTCCTTCACCTCGTCGCTGCCGTGGGTCACGATCGTCGGGCCGGCGAGCGCCATGAAGAAGGTGTGCGGCTCGGTCGGCTTTGCGCCGGCCTCCTTCAGTCGCTGGTCGACGTGCTTGTTCAGCTCGGGCTTGAGCCCCATGCCGCCGAACCCCTCCGGGAAGTGCACCCACGCCAGGCCGGCGTCGTACCGGTGTCCCCGGAACTCCTGGTTCGGGGTCGAGGCCGGCGGGTGCTCGGCGAGGAGGGCGTCGATGGCGGCATCGACACGTTCGAGGGGAGTCACAGCGGAAGTCGTCACCCGATCAGTGTCGCAAACGAGGGCGGCTCCGCGCGAAGCCGGACGATCGACGAATCGAGGGTGGCGATCCGCTCCCGACCTGGCAGACTGTTCGACGCCGTGAGCGGCAACGCTCCCGGGCATACATGGTGGCCGTAGCTCAGCTGGTGGTAGCGCCAGGTTGTGATCCTGGAGGTCGGGGGTTCAAGTCCCCTCGGTCACCCTTCGAGAACCGGGGAGTCGGCAACGCCGGCTCCCCGGTGTCGCGTCCCGGGGGCACCAGTCCGACCCGGACACCCAGGCGATTCAATCCACCACGGCTCCACCGGTGGACGCCCAGGCGATTCAATCCACCAGGAGTCCCGACCCCGGTCCGGCGACGGAGCGTTCGCGGTCGGCCGGACGGGCACGTGTTTCGATCGCACCCTCAGGATTTCGTCTTGCCCTTCCCGTACGAGCGTTCGCTGTGCGACGATGTCGGCCAGTGCGACGAGCCGCAGGGGCTCGGCCGCGACCTGGGAGGGTTGGGATGCGATCGACGATTCGACGATCGAGGTTCGGGCGAGCTGCCGCGGCGGTCACCGCCGTGGCGCTGCTGGCGTCCGCGTGCAGCGGTGACGACGACGATGACGAGCCGTCGGACGACTCGGCCGTCGACGAACCGTCCGACGACGACGGAGACGACGGTGACGATGCCGCCGACGACGGCGACGACGATGCGCCCGCACTCGACGGCGACGGGCTGACGATCGGATTCATCCAGCCCGAGGTCGGCCTGTTCGACCTGTTGGGCGCGGCCCAGGAGGGCGGCCTCGCCCTCGCAGCGGACGACATCGCCGCCGGCGGCGGCGTGCTCGGCGGCGAACTCACGATCGTGGCCGAACGGCCCACCCCCGAGCGCGACGTCACCGCCGTGTTCGAGTCGATGGTGGCCGACACCAGCCCGCTGATCGTCGGCCCGGCCACCTCGGCCGACGCCCGCGCGATCATCCCGCTGCTCGGCAGCAACGACGCCGTCGTGTGCGGAGCGAGCGTCACGGCGCCGGGCCTGACGACGCTCGAGGGTGCCGACGGACGCTTCCTGCGCACCACGTTCGACGACAACATCGTGGCGATCCACACGTTCGACCGGGTCCGCGAGTACACGGCCGACGTGATCGGTCGCCAGCCGAAGGTCACCATCGTGTCCCGCGGCGACGAGTACGGCGACGGACTCTCCAACACGCTGGCCGGCATGCTCGGCCTCGTCGGCATCGAGGTCACCGTCGAGCGGTACAACCCCGCCGATGTGTTGATGACGGGTCTCGGCGAGCAGGTCGCCGCCACGGCGGCCGATCTCTACGTGATGATCGCGCTCGAGGAGGGCCCGCGCCTGGCCGGCGTCATGCAGGAGGCGGGCGTCGCCCCCGACACCATGCTCGGCCTCGACGGGTTGGCCACACCCCGACTCGGTGAGAAGGCCGTTCCGCAAGACCCGGCGGCGCTCGACGGAGCGACCGTCATCGGTGCCACCGGCCCGGTGTCGTTCCTCACCCGACTGCTCGACCAGCAGGCTGCACAGGGCGAGGTGCTCTACGGCGCGCAGGCGTACGACTGTGCGATCTCGATGGCGCTCGCCGTCGAGGCGGCCGGCAGCACCGACCCCGCCGAGGTCTCGGCCGCGATGCGGACGGTGACCGGCGGTGACGGAACCGTGTGCACCACCTACGCCGACTGCCGGGCGTTGCTCGCCGACGGTCTCGACATCGACTACCAAGGTCCGAGCGGACCGATCGACTTCGCCGAGGACGGCGAGCCCGGCGGCGGTCGCTTCATCACCGCCCGCGACTCGTCGGGGACGCTGCACATCGTCGCCGACCTGACGATCTCGCTCGAGGAGATCCGTGACCGTGTTGCGCCGCAGCTCGCCGGCTTCATCGCCGACATGCAGACTGCGCTGACCGAGCTCGGGTACTACGCCGGTCCGATCGACGGCCAGATGAACGACGAGTTCGCGGCCGCCATCGCTGCGTTCCAGACCGACAACGGCCTCGAGCCGACCGGCGAACTCGACGCGGCGACGATCGCTGCGATCCAGCAGGCGCTCGGCGAGAACCCGATCCTGACGGCGACGATCACCGAGGTCCAGCAGTTGCTCACCGAACTCGGCTACTACACCGGCCCCATCGACGGCCTGTGGAGCGAAGCGCTGTCCGATGCGATCAAGGCGTTCCAGACCGACCTCGGCGTCGAGCCGACCGGCATCCTCGATGCGGCGACGCTGCAGGCGATCTACCAGGCGGGTGCGAACTCGGGCGGCGACCAGCCGCCAGCGAGCACGACCACCACCACGATCGGCACCGGCACGACCATTCCGGTCGACACGACCACCACCACGGCGGCGCCGACCACGACGGCACCGCCCGCCACCACGACGACGAGCGCCGCTCCGACCACCACGACGACGGTGCCGGTCCCCGCTGACTCGATCCTCGGTGTCCTGATCGCCAACCCGCAGTTCAGCGAACTGGTGGCCCTGCTCGACACGCCGGGCCTCGAAGCGGTCAAGGGTCAGCTGTCCGATCCGTCCGCCGCCGCCACCCTGATGGCGCCGAACAACGATGCCCTTCCCGACGACGCGGCGACCGCGCCGACCGACGACCTGATCGATCTGCTGTCGTTCCACGTGGTGACGACGGTGCTCGATCCGCTCGCCGATGGCGACTATGCGACGGCGCTGTCGGGCCAGGACCTGACCGTCGCCGGCACGACGGTGAGCAACGCCGACGCGAGTGTGACGGCGAACATCCTGGGCGACGCGCTGCCGACCGCAGCGGGTGTGGTGTGGGAGATCGACACCCTGCTCGCGCCGCCGCAGCCCTGACGAACCGGGTACCGAAGCGAGTTGGGGGGCGGGAAACCGCCCCCTAGACTCGCTGTGCTGCTCGCAGCAGACCGCCTCTAGCTCAACGGCAGAGCAGTGGACTCTTAATCCATTGGTTCTGGGTTCGAATCCCAGGGGGCGGACCACGAAACCCCGGCTCCCGAGCCGGGGTTTCGCGCGTCCAGCAACGAATGGGGTCGGATACGTTTCGTCGGAACAGAAGGGGTCAGGCACCTTCTGTTCGGAGCGATGCCTGACCACCGACGCTGCGGCGAACAGAAGGTGCCTGACCCCTTCTGTACCCTGCGGGGCATGCCCGAAGGCCACACGATTCACCGGATCGCTCGGGATCACGGGAAGCTGCTGGCGGGTCGCCCGCTGTCGGTGACGAGCCCGCAGGGGCGGTTCGCCGCCGACGCCGAACGGGTCGACGGCGCCGTCCTCGAACGGATCGAGCCGTACGGGAAGCACCTGTTCTACTGGTGGTCGACCGGCGAGGTCGGCCACGTCCACCTCGGCCTGTTCGGCAAGTACCGCATCCATCGCGGTGACGACCCGCCCGAACCGAAGGGCGCGCTCCGGATGCGGCTCACCACGCTCGACGATGGTGACCCCGTCACGATCGACCTGCGCGGCCCGACGGCGTGCACGATCGATCCACCCGACGTCCGCGACTCGATCGTCGACCGCCTCGGACCCGACCCGCTCCGCAACGACGCCGACGCCGACCGGGCGATCGACCGGATGGCGAAGAGCCGCAAGGCGATGGGCGGCCTGCTGCTCGACCAGGCCGTCGTCGCCGGGATCGGCAACGTGTACCGGGCCGAACTCCTCTTCGTCCACGGCATCCATCCCGAACGGCCCGGGAAGGACTGCGACCGCTCCGAGCTGGAAGCGGTCTGGGAGACCACCGTCCGCATGCTGCGAGCCGGCGTGAAGTCGGGCCGCATCGTCACCGTCGACCGTGCCGAACTCGACCTCCCGAAGGGCGCCCGCATCCCCCGCCGCGAGGCGACCTACGTCTACAAGCGCGACCGCTGCCTGCGCTGTGGCACCCCGATCCAGACCATCGACGTCGCCAACCGCACCTGCTACTACTGCCCCACCCACCAACCCCGCTGAACAGAAGGGGTCAGG contains:
- a CDS encoding acyl-CoA dehydrogenase family protein, with the translated sequence MTTSAVTPLERVDAAIDALLAEHPPASTPNQEFRGHRYDAGLAWVHFPEGFGGMGLKPELNKHVDQRLKEAGAKPTEPHTFFMALAGPTIVTHGSDEVKERFLRPMYTGEEVWCQLFSEPGAGSDFAGLATRAVRDGDEWIINGQKVWNTLAHIADFGMLVTRSDPDAPKHKGMTYFALDMKAPGVEVRPLRQITGEAEFNEVYMTDVRVPDAHRVGDVGEGWRASLTTLMNERNAIGTGSGAGSGSTSRPGGAANDAVAIWNELDPSEQTPVRKDTLMKFWVQAEVNRLTNRRAGQNAKAGNPGPEMSIAKLAFSELNKGLYEFCIDLMGADALIDYDYTFRRPEDLDVSGMGHGPRYSFLRVRANSIEGGTTEILRNILGEQVLGLPGEPRVDKDVPWNTVPRS
- a CDS encoding peptidoglycan-binding protein translates to MRSTIRRSRFGRAAAAVTAVALLASACSGDDDDDEPSDDSAVDEPSDDDGDDGDDAADDGDDDAPALDGDGLTIGFIQPEVGLFDLLGAAQEGGLALAADDIAAGGGVLGGELTIVAERPTPERDVTAVFESMVADTSPLIVGPATSADARAIIPLLGSNDAVVCGASVTAPGLTTLEGADGRFLRTTFDDNIVAIHTFDRVREYTADVIGRQPKVTIVSRGDEYGDGLSNTLAGMLGLVGIEVTVERYNPADVLMTGLGEQVAATAADLYVMIALEEGPRLAGVMQEAGVAPDTMLGLDGLATPRLGEKAVPQDPAALDGATVIGATGPVSFLTRLLDQQAAQGEVLYGAQAYDCAISMALAVEAAGSTDPAEVSAAMRTVTGGDGTVCTTYADCRALLADGLDIDYQGPSGPIDFAEDGEPGGGRFITARDSSGTLHIVADLTISLEEIRDRVAPQLAGFIADMQTALTELGYYAGPIDGQMNDEFAAAIAAFQTDNGLEPTGELDAATIAAIQQALGENPILTATITEVQQLLTELGYYTGPIDGLWSEALSDAIKAFQTDLGVEPTGILDAATLQAIYQAGANSGGDQPPASTTTTTIGTGTTIPVDTTTTTAAPTTTAPPATTTTSAAPTTTTTVPVPADSILGVLIANPQFSELVALLDTPGLEAVKGQLSDPSAAATLMAPNNDALPDDAATAPTDDLIDLLSFHVVTTVLDPLADGDYATALSGQDLTVAGTTVSNADASVTANILGDALPTAAGVVWEIDTLLAPPQP
- a CDS encoding Fpg/Nei family DNA glycosylase; translated protein: MPEGHTIHRIARDHGKLLAGRPLSVTSPQGRFAADAERVDGAVLERIEPYGKHLFYWWSTGEVGHVHLGLFGKYRIHRGDDPPEPKGALRMRLTTLDDGDPVTIDLRGPTACTIDPPDVRDSIVDRLGPDPLRNDADADRAIDRMAKSRKAMGGLLLDQAVVAGIGNVYRAELLFVHGIHPERPGKDCDRSELEAVWETTVRMLRAGVKSGRIVTVDRAELDLPKGARIPRREATYVYKRDRCLRCGTPIQTIDVANRTCYYCPTHQPR